From Thermogemmata fonticola, a single genomic window includes:
- a CDS encoding DUF2760 domain-containing protein — translation MEIFAGLIVGLVLGAFLAVVMFSLRAGGPARLLEALQLAARMHRDPALAERIHRALESPEPVSPSGVSPIALRMLALLQENARLVDFLLEDISAATDAQIGQAVREIHRQAQQVLKEHVVLEPILSAQEGETVTVEAGYDPSAIRVIGHVAGAPPYRGQVEHPGWRAREVKLPDVPQGADPRVVQPAVVHIPEPKA, via the coding sequence ATGGAGATATTCGCTGGGCTGATCGTGGGACTGGTGCTGGGGGCATTTCTAGCGGTGGTCATGTTCTCCCTCCGCGCCGGTGGGCCGGCTCGCCTGCTGGAGGCACTGCAACTGGCGGCTCGGATGCATCGTGATCCTGCCCTGGCGGAACGCATCCACCGGGCATTGGAGTCGCCTGAGCCTGTATCCCCATCAGGGGTTTCTCCTATTGCCTTGCGGATGCTGGCATTGTTGCAGGAAAATGCCCGATTGGTGGATTTCCTTTTGGAGGACATCAGCGCCGCTACAGATGCTCAGATCGGCCAGGCTGTACGGGAGATACACCGGCAGGCCCAGCAAGTGCTCAAGGAACACGTGGTACTGGAGCCGATTTTGTCTGCCCAAGAGGGAGAGACTGTGACGGTGGAAGCGGGATATGACCCTTCCGCGATTCGCGTGATTGGTCATGTGGCAGGGGCGCCGCCGTATAGGGGTCAAGTGGAGCATCCGGGTTGGCGGGCGCGTGAAGTCAAGCTGCCGGATGTTCCTCAGGGGGCCGATCCCCGCGTGGTCCAACCCGCTGTCGTTCATATCCCCGAACCCAAGGCATAA
- a CDS encoding 3-keto-disaccharide hydrolase has translation MRRWLPWLWLVVVSATAALSAPAAIQEKTPKKRVRIAVADPAEAAKDPDFAVQGEYVGGSGEQKLGAQVIARGLGEFEVVVYQGGLPGAGADMTTARRFKAARQENGSVTLQSPKASGTLQGGKFQFQQTTLEKIERQSPTLGARPPAQAVILFAQEGDEKNHWDKGKLLELSDGKFLTVSKTGNIRSKQKFNAFTLHLEFRLAWMPNSTGQARSNSGVYLQDRYECQVLDSFGLKGENNECGGIYTQHKPRVNMCFPPMVWQTYDIDFTPAVFDDTGKKVKNARATIRHNGVIIHENIEFPRETPGGQKEGPTPGPLHLQDHGDPVVYRNIWIVPKD, from the coding sequence ATGAGACGCTGGCTGCCTTGGTTGTGGTTGGTGGTGGTATCTGCAACAGCCGCCCTGAGCGCACCTGCTGCTATTCAGGAGAAGACTCCCAAGAAGCGAGTTCGCATCGCGGTGGCCGACCCGGCGGAAGCTGCTAAAGACCCGGACTTCGCCGTACAAGGGGAGTATGTCGGTGGTAGTGGCGAACAAAAACTGGGCGCTCAAGTCATCGCCCGAGGCTTAGGAGAGTTCGAGGTGGTGGTTTATCAAGGCGGATTGCCGGGTGCTGGAGCGGATATGACCACCGCCCGTCGTTTCAAGGCGGCCCGGCAAGAAAATGGCAGTGTGACATTGCAAAGTCCGAAGGCATCGGGCACCCTGCAAGGCGGCAAGTTCCAGTTTCAGCAGACCACTCTGGAGAAAATCGAGCGCCAATCGCCGACCCTCGGTGCGCGACCTCCGGCTCAAGCTGTCATCCTCTTTGCACAGGAAGGCGACGAGAAAAACCACTGGGACAAGGGAAAACTTTTGGAATTGTCGGACGGTAAATTCCTGACGGTCTCCAAGACAGGGAATATTCGCAGCAAGCAGAAGTTTAACGCCTTCACCCTCCATCTGGAGTTCCGCCTCGCCTGGATGCCCAATAGCACGGGTCAGGCCCGGAGCAACAGTGGCGTGTATCTCCAAGATCGTTACGAGTGCCAGGTGCTGGACAGTTTCGGCTTGAAAGGGGAAAACAACGAATGCGGTGGCATCTATACCCAGCATAAACCACGCGTCAACATGTGTTTTCCGCCCATGGTCTGGCAAACTTACGATATCGACTTCACCCCCGCGGTGTTTGATGACACGGGCAAGAAGGTCAAGAATGCTCGTGCCACCATCCGCCACAATGGCGTGATCATCCACGAAAACATAGAGTTTCCGCGCGAGACTCCCGGCGGCCAGAAGGAAGGGCCTACCCCAGGTCCGCTTCACCTGCAAGACCACGGCGACCCTGTCGTCTATCGCAACATCTGGATTGTTCCCAAAGATTGA